The window TTCAACGGACCCGAGCAGCGCGCCGACTGGATCAAGGGCGACCTGAACATCAAGGCGGGCCTCAAGGGCTTCAAGATGACGGTCCTGGACCAGATCGTCGAGGGCGACAAAGTCGTCACGCGCTGGAGCTTCGAAGGCGACCACACGGGGACAATCTTCGGCATCCCCGCATCCAACCGCCACGTCGTGCTCAGCGGCATCTCCATCGACCGCGTGATCCACGGCCAGTCCGTCGAGCACTGGTCGGAAGGCAACTTCGGCAGGTTCCTGGACGCCCTCCAGGGCAAGACCGATCCCGGCTCCGCCACCCCCAGCACCAGCACCAGCACCAGCACCAGCACCAGCACCAGGTAACCCTTCCCAAGCCGCCCCGCCCCGAAGGCGAGGCCGGCCACCGCAGTCACACACCCCGCTGCCGCGCGTGCACCACGCAAGGCGGCAGCGGGGCACCCACACCTCAGAAACAGGAGAACATCATGGGAATCCTCGACGGCAAGGTAGTACTCATCACCGGCACCGGAGGAGGCATGGGCCGCGTAGCCGCCCTGATCTTCGCCCGGGAAGGCGCGAAAATCGTCGGCGTCGACATCCACGCCGACGAGAACACCGAAACAGCCGAACTCGTACACGAAGCCGGCGGTGAGATGACCAGCATCGCCCCCGTCGACCTCACCGACGCCGACCAGGTACACCAGATGGCCGACAAAGCCGCAGCCGCCTACGGCGGACTCGACGCCGTCTACAACAACGCAGCCATGATGCGCTTCGGCGCCATGCCCGACTTCTCCATCGAGGACTGGCGCGCAACCGAAGCAGGCGAACTCGACATCCCCTTCTTCGTATCCAAGTACACCTGGCCACACCTCGTCCAGCGCGGCGGCGGCGTCATCATCAACGTCGCATCAGAAGCAGGACTCATCGCAGGCTCCACACCCCCCATGATCGCCCACACCGCAGCCAACGCCGGCGTCATCGGAATGACACGCCAACTCGCACTCGAAGGCGCACCCCACAAAATCCGAGCCGTCGCCATCAGCCCAGGCCCCGTCCTCACCCCCGCAAGCGACCGAGACCTCGGCAACAACCAGGCCATGAGAGACGCCGTCACCAGCAAAGTCCTCCTCAAGCGCTTCGCACAACCCGAAGAAATCGTCGAACTCGCCGCCTTCCTCGCCTCCGACCGCGCCTCCTTCATCACCGGCGCCAACTACCCCGTCGACGGCGGAGCAAGCGCCTGGTAACACCCACACCCACCACACAAACAAACACACACCACACACACGCACACACCCCCCAC is drawn from Streptomyces sp. NBC_00178 and contains these coding sequences:
- a CDS encoding ester cyclase; the encoded protein is MNSKNDRASVTSPASATGRRRRATGIVAGLTIAAALAATVPAMAQDHDAHKTPTSHSAQHHYLSPLQVTSAYYASYNGDLAAGFDRYISKDLVLHGFNGPEQRADWIKGDLNIKAGLKGFKMTVLDQIVEGDKVVTRWSFEGDHTGTIFGIPASNRHVVLSGISIDRVIHGQSVEHWSEGNFGRFLDALQGKTDPGSATPSTSTSTSTSTSTR
- a CDS encoding SDR family NAD(P)-dependent oxidoreductase → MGILDGKVVLITGTGGGMGRVAALIFAREGAKIVGVDIHADENTETAELVHEAGGEMTSIAPVDLTDADQVHQMADKAAAAYGGLDAVYNNAAMMRFGAMPDFSIEDWRATEAGELDIPFFVSKYTWPHLVQRGGGVIINVASEAGLIAGSTPPMIAHTAANAGVIGMTRQLALEGAPHKIRAVAISPGPVLTPASDRDLGNNQAMRDAVTSKVLLKRFAQPEEIVELAAFLASDRASFITGANYPVDGGASAW